The following proteins are encoded in a genomic region of Sphingopyxis sp. YF1:
- a CDS encoding DUF885 family protein — MRKAPIAILAALLAGTAGLTAPAPAIAAEQGAAAPVGPPDGKGSHDALVTLFTTFTEWKTPKAVDGVVDYSPATVDKRRAELRAFQAKLPDFAVARWNRHQQVDYLAVRAQMDLQDFTLNVTKPWARDPGMYVDELQRLAYTDLPVEGPALAAFRARLRTIPAYLAQARINLDSVAADYADLAIHSLSHGDGVGHGMPYRAVEPEGLIGWFEDLHGRAAKAQPALLPEIEAAQAAIGGFRDWLVAARPTMTTPAGVGKPAYDWFLTNVRLMPYDSDQIVTLAERELERHWANYTTERHRNRNLPELQLPTSAAEYEAQLAGTDAKIRQWLRDEKIITIPDYIPATYQEVGFNAPWIVRPEGPMFWEQVQFRDASPDHLHATFPGHRFDGLTGKRVTDPIRKHVSDSGRTEGWGFYLEEAALQLGLFDDRPRTRELIYIFGIFRAARTIGDVKMQRGEMDVDQTMKFWKQWTPYLDDNVARVDAGIYIRRPPGYGMTYTIGAMQLQKLMVDRKRQLGDKFAIGEYHDYLMGTGRLPVSLLRYDLTGYDDEIRNLWAHKPLSALLAQTP, encoded by the coding sequence ATGCGCAAGGCACCCATCGCCATCCTCGCCGCCCTGCTGGCCGGCACCGCCGGCCTGACGGCACCGGCGCCGGCCATCGCCGCCGAACAGGGCGCCGCCGCCCCCGTCGGCCCGCCCGATGGCAAGGGCAGCCATGACGCGCTGGTGACCCTGTTCACCACCTTCACCGAGTGGAAGACCCCGAAGGCGGTCGATGGCGTCGTCGACTACAGCCCCGCAACGGTCGACAAGCGCCGCGCCGAGCTGCGCGCCTTCCAGGCCAAGCTTCCCGACTTCGCGGTCGCGCGCTGGAACCGCCACCAGCAGGTCGACTATCTCGCGGTCCGCGCGCAAATGGACCTTCAGGATTTCACCCTCAACGTGACCAAGCCCTGGGCGCGCGATCCGGGCATGTACGTCGACGAACTGCAACGGCTTGCCTACACCGACCTGCCCGTCGAGGGCCCGGCGCTCGCGGCCTTCCGCGCGCGGCTGCGGACGATCCCCGCCTATCTGGCTCAGGCTCGCATCAATCTTGACTCGGTCGCGGCCGATTATGCCGACCTCGCGATCCACAGCCTGTCGCACGGCGACGGTGTCGGGCACGGCATGCCCTATCGCGCGGTCGAGCCCGAAGGACTGATCGGCTGGTTCGAAGATCTCCACGGGCGCGCGGCGAAGGCGCAGCCGGCGCTGCTTCCCGAGATCGAGGCCGCGCAGGCCGCGATCGGCGGCTTTCGCGACTGGCTGGTCGCCGCCCGCCCGACGATGACCACACCCGCGGGCGTGGGCAAGCCCGCGTACGACTGGTTCCTCACCAACGTCCGGCTGATGCCCTATGATTCGGACCAGATCGTCACCCTCGCCGAGCGCGAACTCGAACGCCACTGGGCCAATTACACGACCGAACGGCACCGCAACCGCAACCTGCCCGAACTTCAGCTGCCGACGTCGGCGGCCGAATATGAGGCGCAGCTTGCAGGGACCGACGCGAAGATCCGCCAGTGGCTCCGCGACGAAAAGATCATCACCATCCCCGACTATATTCCGGCGACCTATCAGGAAGTCGGCTTCAACGCGCCGTGGATCGTCCGCCCCGAAGGGCCGATGTTCTGGGAACAGGTCCAGTTCCGCGATGCCTCGCCCGACCATCTCCACGCGACCTTCCCCGGCCATCGTTTCGACGGCCTGACCGGCAAGCGCGTGACCGACCCGATCCGCAAGCATGTCAGCGACAGCGGCCGTACCGAAGGCTGGGGTTTCTACCTCGAGGAAGCCGCGCTCCAGCTGGGCCTGTTCGACGACCGCCCGCGGACGCGCGAACTCATCTATATCTTCGGCATCTTCCGCGCCGCGCGCACGATCGGCGACGTCAAGATGCAGCGCGGCGAGATGGACGTCGACCAGACGATGAAGTTCTGGAAGCAGTGGACGCCCTATCTCGACGACAATGTCGCGCGCGTCGACGCGGGCATCTATATCCGCCGCCCCCCGGGCTATGGCATGACCTACACGATCGGCGCGATGCAGTTGCAGAAGCTGATGGTCGACCGCAAGCGCCAGCTCGGCGACAAGTTCGCGATCGGCGAATATCACGACTATCTGATGGGCACCGGCCGGCTTCCCGTATCGCTGCTGCGCTACGACCTTACCGGCTATGACGACGAGATCCGCAACCTGTGGGCGCACAAGCCGCTGTCGGCACTGCTCGCCCAGACACCCTAG
- a CDS encoding prolyl oligopeptidase family serine peptidase, translating to MGLFRSAGAVLALALATTAVAAQERPAPQAPVQGAADVAGTSLSIDELYRYKSLIGTTPEGYAWTADGGAVLFLWNDEGYSFRDIWSYSIKTGKKTRLTTLGRDSKPEAEAKGIAQAIALDKGRVAFTLGGQLHIREANGTIAKVETDKQAIRKLAVSPDGTQLAFVSGNPVDTRNRVTLGGILWVRDIAAKDGNVARRVAGDDNPKVYVDDFQWAADGKAIAFQQSDDRAMPERDIYYYAKGELQNNRVIRAFPGDETTKATVGVVTLATGEARFYERPDARHHVWDYGLSGDGKRLFVSGSDMEAKEHTIYVYDVATGARETFYQLREPKHLRPDWKVAWAPGDDGLVILTDRDGWLHLYHQRAAGEAPRQITSGQWEIDSFAVDRKGKQLYFTANESDLADRQIYRVPVAGGKVQRISGVAAGTHQPVYSPDFRHVADWYSNDTTPPELYLIDTAKPGKAVQATKSPQPEFYQQTWANIGYIQFPSHVDGTNLVARLSLPANFDPAKRYPVIVGSVYSDAVHNQWGGRRAHPTWGLDQYFVAQGYIVLNVNIRGSWGQGRDHNQTQHHSYGETDINDLESGVRYLVEKGYADPRRVGLWGSSYGGLMTIMSLSKKPGVYAAGIAGAPATNVWHAYPSQMWIMGPPEGADMPARYEAQSALYQAKGIADPLMIIHGTRDPVVLYSDTIALAEGMIAREQMFELVTLPGGNHAWASDNLPQARFAFKKMVDFFDRNVKNRK from the coding sequence ATGGGTCTTTTCCGGTCCGCCGGTGCGGTACTGGCGCTCGCGCTGGCGACGACGGCAGTGGCAGCGCAGGAGCGCCCGGCACCGCAGGCGCCGGTTCAGGGTGCCGCCGACGTTGCCGGCACGTCGCTGTCGATCGACGAGCTCTATCGTTACAAGAGCCTGATCGGGACCACGCCCGAAGGCTATGCCTGGACCGCCGACGGCGGCGCCGTGCTGTTCCTCTGGAACGACGAAGGATACAGCTTCCGCGACATCTGGTCCTATTCGATCAAGACCGGAAAGAAGACCCGGCTCACCACGCTCGGCCGCGACAGCAAACCCGAGGCCGAGGCGAAAGGGATCGCCCAGGCCATCGCACTCGACAAGGGGCGCGTTGCCTTCACCCTCGGCGGCCAGCTCCACATCCGCGAGGCGAACGGGACGATCGCCAAGGTTGAAACCGACAAGCAGGCGATCCGCAAGCTTGCGGTATCGCCGGACGGGACGCAGCTCGCCTTCGTTTCGGGCAATCCGGTTGACACGCGCAACCGCGTCACGCTCGGCGGAATCCTGTGGGTCCGCGATATTGCGGCAAAGGACGGCAATGTGGCCCGCCGCGTGGCCGGGGACGACAATCCCAAAGTCTATGTCGACGATTTCCAGTGGGCGGCCGACGGCAAGGCGATCGCCTTCCAGCAGTCCGACGACCGCGCGATGCCCGAACGCGACATCTATTATTACGCGAAGGGCGAACTTCAGAACAATCGGGTCATCCGTGCCTTTCCGGGTGACGAGACGACCAAGGCGACCGTCGGCGTCGTCACCCTCGCGACGGGCGAGGCTCGCTTCTACGAGCGCCCCGACGCCCGGCACCATGTGTGGGACTATGGCCTGTCCGGCGACGGCAAGCGGCTGTTCGTCAGCGGTTCGGACATGGAGGCCAAGGAGCATACGATCTACGTCTATGACGTTGCGACCGGTGCCCGCGAAACCTTCTACCAGCTGCGCGAGCCCAAGCATCTGCGCCCCGACTGGAAGGTCGCATGGGCGCCCGGCGACGACGGGCTGGTCATCCTGACCGACCGCGACGGCTGGCTGCACCTCTATCACCAGCGCGCCGCCGGCGAGGCCCCGCGCCAGATTACCAGCGGCCAGTGGGAGATCGACAGCTTCGCGGTCGACCGCAAGGGCAAGCAACTCTATTTCACCGCGAACGAATCCGATCTCGCCGATCGCCAGATTTATCGCGTTCCGGTCGCGGGCGGCAAGGTGCAGCGGATCAGCGGTGTCGCTGCGGGAACCCACCAGCCGGTCTATTCGCCCGATTTCCGGCATGTCGCCGACTGGTACAGCAACGACACGACGCCGCCCGAACTTTATCTGATCGACACGGCGAAACCGGGCAAGGCGGTACAGGCGACCAAATCGCCGCAGCCCGAATTCTACCAGCAGACCTGGGCGAACATCGGCTATATCCAGTTCCCGAGCCACGTCGACGGCACGAACCTCGTCGCGCGGCTGAGCCTTCCCGCCAATTTCGATCCCGCGAAACGCTATCCGGTGATCGTCGGGTCGGTCTATTCGGATGCGGTGCACAACCAGTGGGGCGGGCGCCGCGCGCACCCGACCTGGGGGCTCGACCAATATTTCGTCGCGCAGGGCTATATCGTCCTCAACGTCAACATCCGCGGATCGTGGGGGCAGGGGCGCGACCACAACCAGACGCAGCATCACAGCTATGGCGAGACCGACATCAACGACCTCGAGAGCGGGGTGCGGTATCTGGTCGAGAAGGGCTATGCCGACCCCAGGCGCGTCGGCCTGTGGGGGTCGAGCTACGGCGGGCTGATGACGATCATGTCGTTGTCGAAGAAGCCCGGCGTCTATGCCGCGGGCATCGCCGGGGCGCCGGCGACCAACGTCTGGCACGCCTATCCGTCGCAGATGTGGATCATGGGGCCGCCCGAAGGCGCCGACATGCCCGCACGCTACGAGGCGCAGTCGGCGCTGTACCAGGCGAAGGGGATCGCCGATCCGCTGATGATCATTCACGGGACGCGCGATCCGGTCGTCCTCTATTCGGACACGATCGCGCTTGCCGAGGGCATGATCGCGCGCGAGCAGATGTTCGAACTGGTGACGCTGCCCGGCGGCAACCATGCGTGGGCGAGCGACAATCTTCCGCAGGCGCGCTTCGCGTTCAAGAAGATGGTCGACTTCTTCGACCGCAACGTGAAGAACCGGAAGTAG
- a CDS encoding DUF885 family protein, with protein MLKRAISLAVGGAALLAAPNAAAQAEVQQLGAQFWAWRAATQPATSDDIPRIVRPAQWTPDWSPAAVAAQQARLAAFEAEWKALAARPQTVSEKVDYRLVGSALSRVRWEFDHVAAWRRQPHFYVAQALNPIFEVLLPPPPLERARIDDVIRLLGNAPAILSAGKANLTDMRGPFVDAARHQIADVPASLDGMVAGMNPHATAAQRRQLATAKARALAAFADFDAYLAAKRPGVSDTTAVGRDSYRYFLGSVALYPYSPEELLVMGRQEWARSVLFEELERNRNAGVPELPIGSSIDTVIAQLDADELKVRDFLREKNLLTVPDWAGHYNAQPFPAYLAPIGWLGRTFDLTSQARVGQNATVYLPDPSSKLGYFNLSITRDPRPIIVHEGVPGHFFQLTLGWKHPNPLRRHYYDSGANEGTGFYAEEMMLQAGLWADAPKTREIIYNFARLRALRVEVDVKLALGEFSIAEAADYLEQMVPMDRATAEEEAVFFAASPGQAISYQIGKMQTAEFLAEARVREGKAFDLKRFHDYLWQNGNVPIALQKEEYLAMVSGK; from the coding sequence ATGCTGAAGCGCGCGATTTCGCTGGCGGTCGGCGGTGCGGCGCTGCTCGCGGCGCCGAATGCCGCGGCGCAGGCCGAGGTGCAGCAGCTCGGCGCCCAATTCTGGGCGTGGCGTGCCGCGACCCAGCCCGCGACGAGCGACGATATCCCGCGCATCGTGCGCCCCGCGCAGTGGACGCCCGACTGGTCGCCCGCGGCGGTCGCGGCGCAGCAGGCGCGGCTTGCCGCGTTCGAGGCCGAGTGGAAGGCGCTCGCGGCGAGGCCGCAGACGGTGAGCGAAAAGGTCGATTACCGCCTCGTCGGTTCGGCGCTGTCGCGCGTGCGCTGGGAATTCGACCATGTCGCGGCGTGGCGCCGCCAGCCGCATTTCTATGTCGCGCAGGCGCTCAACCCGATCTTCGAGGTGCTGTTGCCGCCGCCGCCGCTCGAACGCGCGCGGATCGACGACGTCATCCGCCTGCTCGGCAATGCGCCCGCGATCCTGTCGGCGGGCAAGGCCAATCTCACCGACATGCGCGGTCCCTTCGTCGATGCGGCGCGGCATCAGATCGCCGACGTGCCGGCCAGCCTCGACGGCATGGTCGCGGGAATGAACCCGCACGCGACCGCGGCGCAGCGGCGCCAGCTTGCGACGGCAAAGGCCCGCGCGCTGGCTGCCTTCGCTGATTTCGACGCCTATCTTGCCGCGAAGCGCCCGGGCGTGTCGGACACCACGGCGGTCGGCCGCGATTCCTATCGCTATTTCCTCGGCAGCGTCGCGCTCTATCCCTATTCGCCCGAAGAGCTGCTCGTGATGGGGCGGCAGGAATGGGCGCGTTCGGTGCTGTTCGAGGAACTTGAGCGGAATCGCAACGCCGGGGTGCCCGAGCTTCCGATCGGCAGTTCGATCGATACGGTGATCGCGCAGCTCGACGCCGACGAGCTCAAGGTGCGCGATTTCCTGCGCGAGAAGAACCTGCTCACCGTCCCCGATTGGGCGGGGCATTATAATGCGCAGCCCTTTCCCGCCTATCTCGCGCCGATCGGCTGGCTCGGCCGCACCTTCGACCTGACCAGCCAGGCGCGCGTCGGGCAGAATGCGACCGTCTATCTTCCCGATCCGTCGTCGAAGCTCGGCTATTTCAACCTGTCGATCACCCGCGATCCGCGACCGATCATCGTGCACGAAGGCGTCCCGGGGCATTTCTTCCAGCTGACGCTCGGCTGGAAGCATCCGAACCCGCTGCGTCGCCACTATTATGACAGCGGCGCCAACGAGGGCACGGGCTTCTACGCCGAGGAGATGATGCTCCAGGCGGGACTGTGGGCCGACGCGCCCAAGACGCGCGAGATTATCTATAATTTCGCGCGGCTGCGCGCGCTGCGCGTCGAGGTCGACGTCAAGCTGGCGCTTGGCGAATTCAGCATCGCCGAGGCGGCCGACTATCTGGAACAGATGGTGCCGATGGACCGCGCGACCGCCGAGGAGGAGGCTGTCTTCTTCGCCGCCTCGCCAGGACAGGCGATCAGCTACCAGATCGGCAAGATGCAGACCGCGGAATTCCTGGCCGAGGCGCGCGTGCGCGAAGGCAAGGCCTTCGACCTCAAGCGCTTCCACGATTATCTGTGGCAAAACGGCAATGTGCCCATCGCACTCCAGAAAGAGGAGTATCTGGCGATGGTGAGCGGGAAATAG
- a CDS encoding transglycosylase domain-containing protein yields the protein MTAFPDPDAPGPDPAGLSAEPLAQAPGTPAPESPRRRKLRWVMRGLGALSILFVLLVGWLAITAPLSKSLEPIVPPQITLLASDGTPIARAGAIVEAPVETTKLPKHVTQPFLAIEDRRFYSHWGVDPRSIARAVWSNVTGGRTQGGSTITQQLAKFTFLTPERSLGRKAREALIAFWLEAWLSKDEILERYLSNAYFGDNTYGLRAASLHYFYRQPEKLTPAQAAMLAGLVQAPSRLAPTKNPDLAEKRMKLVLGAMVDAGYLTAGEAKAIRTPKIDVRTRNTLPTGTYFADWALPEARKLSDVGYARQTITTTLDARLQAAARRAVNRAGLGEAQVALVAMRTNGEVVAMIGGRDYAKSPFNRVTQARRQPGSTFKLFVYLAALRNGWEADDEIANGPIENGTYRPKNGGGAYSDTITLEDAFAASSNVAAVRLLQAVGSDKVIATARDLGITSPMTEGDPSLALGTSSMTLLELTAAYAGVAANSFPVEPRAFKTEEPGWFTRLFSGPDSLSTADHDAIEDMLRAAVNRGTGRAARLSQANFGKTGTSQDSRDALFVGYSGDLVVGVWVGNDDNSPLKGVTGGGIPARIWRDFMSDALGVKPRPKPARDPEGPVEPLDVPAPADIPVIDKTRIGIEGDQAVISTEIGGTRIDLRLGNPATEQPPPAQPPPAAQPPGP from the coding sequence ATGACCGCGTTCCCCGATCCCGACGCTCCCGGCCCCGACCCCGCCGGACTTTCCGCCGAGCCGCTCGCGCAAGCCCCCGGCACGCCAGCGCCCGAAAGCCCGCGCCGCCGCAAGTTGCGCTGGGTCATGCGCGGGCTCGGCGCGCTGTCGATCCTCTTCGTCCTGCTCGTCGGCTGGCTGGCGATCACCGCGCCGCTGTCGAAATCGCTCGAACCGATCGTCCCGCCGCAGATCACGCTGCTCGCCTCCGACGGCACGCCAATCGCGCGCGCCGGGGCGATCGTCGAAGCGCCGGTCGAGACGACGAAGCTGCCCAAACATGTTACCCAGCCCTTTCTCGCGATCGAGGACCGGCGCTTCTACAGCCATTGGGGCGTCGATCCGCGCAGCATCGCGCGCGCGGTGTGGAGCAACGTCACCGGCGGCCGGACGCAGGGCGGCAGCACGATCACCCAGCAGCTCGCCAAATTCACCTTCCTGACCCCCGAGCGCAGCCTCGGTCGCAAGGCGCGCGAGGCGCTGATTGCCTTCTGGCTCGAAGCCTGGCTGTCGAAGGACGAAATCCTCGAACGCTATCTATCGAACGCCTATTTCGGCGACAACACCTATGGCCTGCGCGCCGCGTCGCTCCATTATTTCTATCGCCAACCCGAAAAGCTGACCCCCGCGCAGGCCGCGATGCTCGCCGGGCTGGTACAGGCCCCCTCGCGCCTCGCGCCGACCAAGAACCCCGATCTTGCCGAAAAACGCATGAAGCTGGTGCTCGGTGCGATGGTCGATGCCGGCTATCTGACCGCAGGCGAGGCGAAGGCGATCCGGACCCCGAAGATCGATGTGCGCACGCGCAACACGCTGCCCACCGGCACCTATTTCGCCGACTGGGCGCTGCCCGAGGCGCGCAAGCTGTCCGATGTCGGCTATGCGCGGCAGACGATCACGACGACGCTCGACGCGCGCTTGCAGGCGGCGGCGCGGCGCGCGGTCAACCGCGCCGGGCTGGGCGAGGCGCAGGTCGCGCTGGTCGCGATGCGCACCAATGGCGAGGTCGTCGCGATGATCGGCGGCCGCGACTATGCCAAATCGCCGTTCAACCGCGTGACGCAGGCGCGGCGCCAGCCGGGATCGACCTTCAAGCTGTTCGTCTATCTCGCCGCGCTGCGCAACGGCTGGGAAGCCGACGACGAGATCGCCAACGGTCCGATCGAAAACGGGACCTATCGCCCCAAGAACGGCGGCGGCGCCTATTCCGACACGATCACGCTCGAAGACGCCTTCGCCGCGTCGAGCAACGTTGCCGCGGTGCGGCTGCTCCAGGCGGTCGGCAGCGACAAGGTCATCGCGACCGCGCGCGATCTCGGCATCACCTCGCCGATGACCGAAGGCGACCCGAGCCTCGCGCTCGGCACGTCGAGCATGACCCTGCTCGAACTCACCGCCGCCTATGCCGGGGTCGCGGCGAACAGCTTTCCCGTCGAACCCCGCGCCTTCAAGACCGAGGAGCCGGGCTGGTTCACGCGGCTCTTTTCGGGGCCCGACAGCCTGTCGACCGCCGACCATGACGCGATCGAGGATATGCTGCGTGCTGCGGTCAATCGCGGCACCGGCCGCGCCGCGCGGCTGTCGCAGGCCAATTTCGGCAAGACCGGCACCAGCCAGGACAGCCGCGACGCACTGTTCGTCGGCTATTCGGGGGATCTCGTCGTCGGCGTGTGGGTCGGCAATGACGACAACAGCCCGCTCAAGGGGGTCACCGGCGGCGGCATTCCCGCGCGTATCTGGCGCGACTTCATGTCCGACGCGCTCGGCGTCAAGCCGCGTCCCAAACCCGCGCGCGACCCCGAAGGCCCCGTCGAACCGCTCGACGTGCCCGCCCCGGCCGACATTCCGGTGATCGACAAGACGCGCATCGGCATCGAGGGCGACCAGGCGGTCATCTCGACCGAAATCGGCGGGACGCGGATCGACCTCCGGCTGGGCAACCCGGCCACCGAGCAACCGCCGCCGGCGCAGCCGCCGCCGGCCGCCCAGCCGCCCGGCCCCTGA
- a CDS encoding TonB-dependent receptor, translated as MGMKRVADMRAGLRGGSALFLSMAVMGSAMAQEPVAEEAEAIVVTGSRIARPDVESNSPVNVISQDEIKYSSTVETEQLLNALPQAVAGAGAQSNSGNGSATVNLRNLGTVRTLVLQNGRRIVGASQDGVVDLNMIPTSLISRVEVVTGGASAVYGSDAMAGVVNFVTKDDFEGFEIGGSYGISDEGDAERYNIDLTVGGNFADGRGNMVFHGSYYDRSMVKGSARDHATVFLADAIVDGKPVLVPSGNGVTPQGTIFSPSLVGLKDPYGNTIGTAGIFFAPEGWRAYKTSDGFNDRPYTNLQMPMQRWQGSVIGHYDVTDNVTAFWEGSYVHSKINSTLGAVPMSSSGFIPGFQLDLRNPYLDPTLRDFLSVNMDADGNNLVPVNINRRLLDGGSRTSDQTRDFYRFVVGLKGDLTDRLKWEVFYNQGQTKVTDVQGGGVLIDNFANGFLTNPNDPYKCASADPKCVVLNPFGLNSLTPEMMNYIYTDLTNITTIRQKQLGASLTGSLFSLPAGDVGISIGAEYRKESSAFNPDQLYIQGKALSRSAGLSKTAGSFDVAELYGELYVPILADMPGVELLAFEGGLRFSDYSTAGSVWSYKLGGEYSPFRGLKFRGLYQRAVRAPNVVELYSGKTNNAFQAVDFCNAGPERTTAERDFCVNTLGVPAAVADVFQQENQQIRAVTGGNPNLQEETSDTWSVGAVIRPDFVPNLQLTVDYYNIKIVDAIGSFGGGLQSVITACNANLSADNVFCAPLRNRTPDGQLFDVPLLNANIANMKATGVDFRLDYRHNVGAGSLNYYLAGTYLIDSITQGSPIANAINCAGYIGGGSCSTANPTWRFTQRLTWEMEKLQLSLRHRFIGSAKDGRIAGAKASGAATPLLAVPETGDVHYFDLGANYDVKENFSFFANIDNLFDRDPPFYLYERETYDAIGRRFTIGFRANF; from the coding sequence ATGGGTATGAAGCGGGTTGCAGACATGCGGGCGGGATTGCGGGGCGGCTCGGCGCTGTTCCTGTCGATGGCGGTGATGGGGTCGGCAATGGCCCAGGAACCGGTCGCCGAGGAAGCCGAAGCGATTGTCGTCACCGGTTCGCGCATCGCGCGCCCCGACGTCGAATCGAACAGCCCGGTCAACGTCATCAGCCAGGACGAAATCAAATATTCGTCGACCGTCGAGACCGAGCAACTGCTCAACGCGCTGCCGCAGGCGGTCGCGGGCGCGGGCGCGCAGTCGAACTCGGGCAACGGTTCGGCGACGGTCAACCTGCGCAACCTCGGTACCGTGCGTACCCTGGTGCTCCAGAACGGTCGCCGCATCGTCGGTGCGTCGCAGGACGGCGTCGTCGACCTCAACATGATTCCGACCTCGCTGATCTCGCGCGTCGAGGTCGTGACCGGCGGCGCGTCGGCGGTCTATGGTTCGGACGCGATGGCGGGCGTCGTCAACTTCGTGACCAAGGATGACTTCGAAGGTTTCGAAATCGGCGGTTCCTACGGCATCAGCGACGAAGGCGACGCCGAACGCTACAACATCGACCTGACCGTCGGCGGCAATTTTGCCGACGGCCGCGGCAACATGGTGTTCCATGGCAGCTATTATGACCGTTCGATGGTCAAGGGCTCGGCGCGCGACCATGCGACGGTGTTCCTCGCCGACGCGATCGTCGACGGCAAGCCCGTGCTCGTCCCGTCGGGCAACGGCGTGACCCCGCAGGGTACGATCTTCAGCCCTTCGCTGGTCGGCCTCAAGGATCCCTATGGCAACACCATCGGCACCGCGGGCATCTTCTTCGCGCCCGAAGGCTGGCGCGCCTACAAGACGAGCGACGGCTTCAACGACCGTCCCTACACCAACCTCCAGATGCCGATGCAGCGCTGGCAGGGCTCGGTGATCGGCCATTATGACGTGACCGACAATGTCACCGCCTTCTGGGAAGGTTCCTACGTCCACAGCAAGATCAACTCGACGCTGGGCGCGGTGCCGATGAGCAGCTCGGGCTTCATTCCCGGCTTCCAGCTCGATCTGCGCAACCCCTATCTCGACCCGACGCTGCGCGACTTCCTCAGCGTCAACATGGACGCCGACGGCAACAATCTCGTTCCGGTCAACATCAACCGCCGCCTGCTCGACGGCGGATCGCGCACCAGCGACCAGACGCGCGATTTCTATCGCTTCGTCGTCGGCCTGAAGGGCGACCTCACCGACCGGCTGAAGTGGGAAGTCTTCTACAACCAGGGCCAGACCAAGGTCACCGATGTCCAGGGCGGCGGCGTGCTGATCGACAATTTCGCCAACGGCTTCCTGACCAACCCGAACGACCCGTACAAATGTGCGTCGGCCGATCCGAAGTGCGTCGTTCTCAATCCTTTCGGGCTCAATTCGCTGACCCCCGAGATGATGAACTACATCTACACCGATCTCACCAACATCACGACGATCCGCCAGAAGCAGCTCGGCGCCAGCCTCACCGGCTCGCTCTTCTCGCTGCCCGCGGGCGATGTCGGCATCTCGATCGGCGCCGAATATCGCAAGGAAAGCTCGGCCTTCAATCCCGACCAGCTCTATATCCAGGGCAAGGCGCTGTCGCGCTCGGCGGGGCTCAGCAAGACGGCCGGGTCGTTCGACGTCGCCGAACTCTATGGCGAACTTTATGTTCCGATCCTCGCCGACATGCCGGGTGTCGAACTGCTCGCCTTCGAGGGCGGCCTGCGCTTCTCGGACTATTCGACCGCGGGTTCGGTGTGGTCGTACAAGCTCGGCGGCGAATATTCGCCGTTCCGCGGCCTGAAGTTCCGCGGCCTCTATCAGCGCGCCGTGCGTGCGCCGAACGTGGTCGAGCTCTATTCGGGCAAGACGAACAACGCGTTCCAGGCGGTCGACTTCTGTAACGCGGGCCCCGAGCGGACCACCGCGGAGCGTGACTTCTGCGTCAACACGCTGGGCGTTCCGGCCGCGGTCGCCGACGTCTTCCAGCAGGAAAACCAGCAGATCCGCGCGGTGACGGGCGGCAATCCCAACCTGCAGGAAGAAACGTCGGATACCTGGTCGGTGGGCGCGGTGATCCGTCCGGACTTCGTTCCCAACCTTCAGCTGACGGTCGATTACTACAATATCAAGATCGTGGACGCGATCGGCTCGTTCGGTGGCGGGCTCCAGTCGGTGATCACCGCCTGTAACGCCAACCTCTCGGCTGACAACGTCTTCTGCGCGCCGCTGCGCAACCGCACGCCCGACGGCCAGCTGTTCGACGTGCCGCTGCTCAACGCGAACATCGCGAACATGAAGGCGACCGGCGTCGATTTCCGTCTCGACTATCGCCACAATGTGGGGGCGGGTTCGCTCAACTACTATCTGGCCGGGACCTACCTGATCGACAGCATCACGCAGGGCAGCCCGATCGCCAACGCGATCAACTGCGCAGGCTATATCGGTGGCGGCAGCTGCTCGACGGCGAACCCCACCTGGCGTTTCACCCAGCGACTGACTTGGGAAATGGAAAAGCTCCAGCTCTCGCTCCGTCACCGCTTCATCGGTTCGGCCAAGGATGGCCGTATCGCGGGTGCAAAGGCTTCGGGCGCGGCGACTCCCTTGCTCGCCGTGCCCGAGACCGGGGACGTCCATTATTTCGACCTCGGCGCGAACTACGACGTGAAGGAGAATTTCAGCTTCTTCGCCAACATCGACAATCTGTTCGATCGCGATCCGCCCTTCTACCTCTACGAACGTGAAACCTACGACGCCATCGGTCGCCGGTTCACGATCGGGTTCCGGGCGAACTTCTGA
- a CDS encoding DUF3830 family protein, translating into MRFIRLIEPQSGLSARCRLLDDAAPESTAFLWDLAERKAGFEAMHAIWTGPEISVPMPASTLPEGMAHPAIPFENATSYPDAGDIVLAYLAAGSTKGLPPGPFYDIGVFYGGGGRLLMPFGWIQANVCARIVDEDLAKAQADCRTIRRNGACTLSLETA; encoded by the coding sequence ATGCGTTTCATCCGACTGATCGAACCGCAATCGGGGCTTTCGGCGCGCTGCCGCCTGCTCGACGATGCGGCGCCCGAATCGACCGCTTTCCTGTGGGATCTCGCCGAACGCAAGGCGGGGTTCGAGGCGATGCACGCGATCTGGACCGGTCCCGAAATCTCGGTGCCGATGCCCGCGAGCACGCTCCCCGAGGGCATGGCGCATCCCGCGATCCCGTTCGAGAATGCGACCTCCTATCCCGACGCGGGCGACATCGTGCTCGCCTATCTCGCGGCGGGCAGCACCAAGGGACTGCCGCCCGGGCCCTTTTACGACATCGGCGTCTTCTACGGCGGCGGCGGTCGGTTGCTCATGCCCTTCGGCTGGATCCAGGCCAATGTCTGCGCGCGCATCGTCGACGAGGATCTCGCCAAGGCGCAGGCCGACTGCCGGACCATCCGCCGCAATGGCGCCTGCACGCTTTCGCTCGAAACCGCCTGA